From Pan troglodytes isolate AG18354 chromosome 9, NHGRI_mPanTro3-v2.0_pri, whole genome shotgun sequence, the proteins below share one genomic window:
- the IFITM1 gene encoding interferon-induced transmembrane protein 1 isoform X1, with amino-acid sequence MHKEEHEVAVLGAPPSTILPRSTVINIHSETSVPDHVVWSLFNTLFLNWCCLGFIAFAYSVKSRDRKMVGDVTGAQAYASTAKCLNIWALILGILMTIGFILLLVFGSVTVYHIMLQIIQEKRGY; translated from the exons ATGCACAAGGAGGAACATGAGGTGGCTGTGCTGGGGGCACCCCCCAGCACCATCCTTCCAAGGTCCACCGTGATCAACATCCACAGCGAGACCTCCGTGCCCGACCATGTCGTCTGGTCCCTGTTCAACACCCTCTTCTTGAACTGGTGCTGTCTGGGCTTCATAGCATTCGCCTACTCCGTGAAG TCTAGGGACAGGAAGATGGTTGGCGACGTGACCGGGGCCCAGGCCTATGCCTCCACCGCCAAGTGCCTGAACATCTGGGCCCTGATTCTGGGCATCCTCATGACCATTGGATTCATCCTGTTACTAGTATTCGGCTCTGTGACAGTCTACCATATTATGTTACAGATAATACAGGAAAAACGGGGTTACTAG
- the IFITM3 gene encoding interferon-induced transmembrane protein 3 isoform X1, producing the protein MTCIPRTPPSIPRPAPGAESCISPLSSHAFLQWHSIKCTCFWCCCDFTWGGVWLRVQSVVLRLSRLVSPCTAPSSLRASLGHGASAQAFWFRASCLEQQLDPGPWEEFLCPAGLSSYSTWALSGNVSAESGTPWAQGHARGLSAIQAVGSGQREGLSPQQGQGGARWHRLPSCSQALLCGAGDLALVPRGGGSTALPASELSGAASPADVGSSGPVGGRGLCAQGSS; encoded by the coding sequence ATGACCTGTATCCCACGTactccaccttccattcctcgcCCTGCCCCCGGAGCCGAGTCCTGTATCAGCCCTTTATCCTCACACGCTTTTCTACAATGGCATTCAATAAAGTGCACGTGTTTCTGGTGCTGCTGCGACTTCACCTGGGGAGGGGTCTGGCTGAGGGTTCAGAGCGTGGTTCTGAGACTGAGCAGGTTGGTCAGCCCCTGCACTGCCCCTTCCAGCCTCCGTGCATCTCTTGGGCATGGGGCAAGTGCTCAGGCCTTCTGGTTTCGGGCCTCCTGCCTTGAGCAGCAGCTGGATCCAGGACCCTGGGAGGAGTTCCTGTGTCCTGCAGGTCTCAGCTCCTACTCAACGTGGGCTCTTTCCGGGAACGTCAGTGCTGAGTCCGGGACACCCTGGGCCCAAGGCCACGCTCGCGGCCTGTCAGCAATCCAGGCTGTCGGCTCGGGACAGAGGGAAGGGTTAAGCCCCCAGCAGGGCCAGGGAGGGGCAAGGTGGCACCGGCTCCCCAGCTGCTCCCAGGCCCTGCTCTGTGGTGCTGGGGACCTGGCTTTAGTTCCTCGGGGTGGAGGGAGCACCGCGCTGCCTGCCTCTGAGCTGTCTGGAGCAGCCAGTCCTGCAGATGTGGGCAGCTCAGGCCCTGTGGGAGGGAGGGGGCTTTGTGCCCAGGGTAGCAGCTGA
- the IFITM3 gene encoding interferon-induced transmembrane protein 3, with amino-acid sequence MNHTVQTFFSPVNSGQPPNYEMLKEEHEVAVLGAPHNPAPPMSTVIHIRSETSVPDHVVWSLFNTLFMNPCCLGFIAFAYSVKSRDRKMVGDVTGAQAYASTAKCLNIWALILGILMTILLIVIPVLIFQAYG; translated from the exons ATGAATCACACTGTCCAAACCTTCTTCTCTCCTGTCAACAGCGGCCAGCCCCCCAACTATGAGATGCTCAAGGAGGAGCACGAGGTGGCTGTGCTGGGGGCGCCCCACAACCCTGCTCCCCCGATGTCCACCGTGATCCACATCCGCAGCGAGACCTCCGTGCCCGACCATGTCGTCTGGTCCCTGTTCAACACCCTCTTCATGAACCCCTGCTGCCTGGGCTTCATAGCATTCGCCTACTCCGTGAAG TCTAGGGACAGGAAGATGGTTGGCGACGTGACCGGGGCCCAGGCCTATGCCTCCACCGCCAAGTGCCTGAACATCTGGGCCCTGATTCTGGGCATCCTCATGACCATTCTGCTCATTGTCATCCCAGTGTTGATCTTCCAGGCCTATGGATAG